From the Juglans microcarpa x Juglans regia isolate MS1-56 chromosome 3D, Jm3101_v1.0, whole genome shotgun sequence genome, the window cgtttttgttgttgttgtgtatGTGTCTTAAATATAAAGCATTTTGGTGATCCTATGTTGATTGGGCGTGGTAGAAAAGCAATTAATGAAATGTAGGCAGGTGGGAGTTAATTGACATCTTGAAGAGCATATGTTAATAAGTTTGTGGCTTTCAAGTCACGCATGCATGATGCAAACGGCGCATGCGCTCAGGCAAGCAAGTTTGTGGAATTAGTAAAACAGGCCCCCTCCTCTGCACTTCAAAATCatttggacttaaaaaaatgatttggatcATTAGCTTATACGGTACTGAAGTAGCCTGATATTAGGCTTCTTTGAAGCTTATAATCATTCGATATATAGCTTATAAAATGGTACTAGGCATTGTAATGTACtgtatttgatgaaaaattaaaattgatgagCAACTAGCATTGATCAAGACCTTAATACTTATTTATGATAGCACCTATGCTCTCCTCCTCTCGGTTACCCTTTCCCAAAAattctctcctcttttttttggGCACCTGATGCCTCTACCCAGCAGAgcaaaaaataacattcttcTTAATTCAATGATACGCTTGCCTTGTATGATAACCTTTACTTTTGTTGCATTTGTGACTGTATTTGTCCACTCCACTAATTCCATAActctaattatataattaatgatccATTTATCTTTAATTCCATAATCGAAGTAGATGatgaattatattaattaattaaaaaaaacaattatggccaagaaaaaaagagagggaaatcaatttacaatttacaatttacATTAAAGAGAGAAAAGGTCAACCAATGCTACAGCTTTTGTCCCCTTCCGCAGATAGGAAGGTGGTCCTATTGTGCTACTCATCCGCCACGCCTCCAATGTTGGGATTGGGAACTCATGCATTATATTATGGCTTTGTTTGTATACATTGGCGGTCTATGGTCGAGATAATGACgcaattttgttttataaataataataataataataattaaaaaattgaagctGCAGCGTTGCCACGTGGCtatgcctatatatattattcttttttctagtagaatctattctttttataaaaatttatttaaaatttgtatatatattattattttatatcaaaataaaaactataccATAGCGACAGTCGATcattaaaactaaaatctaaaatcGGAATTTAAACAAAGATTATTTAGTTAAGATTACACAAATTAGATATattcgataaaaaaaatagataaacaaaaaTTTGTTGACTCATTATTTATTCGGTTTCAACTCCTAATTATCATATGgctaagataatttataattaaaaactataatctTGTTTTGAATGTGTTGGgccagaaaatgatccaaatcCCAAATGAAGGGCCAGACACATACTTGAACGGACGTTTCTCAGAGAAACTGTCAGAAAAGTCATCGAAAACGGCAACACCCTCTTTCTTCTGTTACTCCTCACACACTCATAGacacaaaaaaagggaaaataaatcTTTCAAAACAGAATAgggaaaaaacttaaaaacagcaaaagaaaaaaaaaaaaaaaaatgttgatttaTAGAATTCGAGATCGAAAAAAATCTAAGTAAAATGCACGAGCTCCGATTCCAATTCTTCGCTCCGAGACACTTGCAGGTGAGTTTACAACAAAACCACAGAAACAAAGTTAATTCACAACATTAGGAATGCTTGTTGGTTCTGTGGAAAATCCTGTCTGTAGGTCAGGgaaaattttcatgaatttctgtAAATATGACCTGACTTTCCAGAGTttgatgcatttttcttttgaaggtTCGTGGTTGATTCCTTCCTCCTGTGTAATTTTTGTGGCCCCGAAAGATTGCGGCGGTTTAGGTCTAGATCTGATCGATCTTTCTTTCCTCCTTCTTGAGTTTGTGAGTCTTGTGAATTtagattttatgtgaaaatgttCTTGTTAGATTATACTATTATCTTAGTGCTAATCCGAATAGGACTTGACAAAGCTCGTTTTTAGTTTggttatataaattttaagaacAAGTGGATTATTCTTCAAGTACTTGTAATTATGGGTATTTTAAGTATtactcttaatttattttgttaagctTCATGTACATATCAGTGTCTAAACAAAGTGGATTATCCTTCAAGTACTCATAATTTTGTGCGTTTTaagtatttctcttaatttaatttgttaagCTTGATGTACATATCACTTGCCTGTCTTAcctcttttttttaatccatGTGCCTCATTCTTAGGGTTGTGCTTTGCTGTTGGGTATAACGTTGAGCTGGTGCAGCATTTCGTAACCAGTGCCTTTTTATTCTTTACTCTACACTGGTGAGTTGGTTTATGAGCTCTGCATAACATTGAAAGTTATGTGACGCGTTTTCATGACAAGGATTTGTTTGTTGTCTGTACAAGCTTTCTCCCATTATGAATTTCTTACTTGGtttgtcttcttttttcatCATCGGGATTTGGCTGCTCGATCATTGATGCATAACCTTCACCATGACATGTATAAGGAGGAAAGGAAAAATGGTTTCTCATCAGTTCttgtatttttctctctcatctatCGTATTTTATGGTGATCAACACATATAGTTTTGCTGCACAAGAAACAAAAATCCTGTtaatgcagttttttttttttttttttccgtagtCCTATGCCGCTTCTCTGGTAATGTAGATAAATGGTTGGTGGCTATTCTTCCATCTAAAAGCTAATCCGTTTAGATGATTATGTGATTGTTGGATCCCTATAAGACAATTGTAAACACCTAATTTGGTTTTAATCACTTAACCCTTGATTGGCAATAGTGTGAGTTGctttatatttcttaattttggcTAATAATATCACttttcaggaaaaaaagaaaatagcatAATTGGTTTGAAGTTTCAAATGAGACAAAATTATCAGTTCGGATATTTATAAATGTCTGAAATGACCATGATGAGAAGTGTCTACCATATTTTGTATGTTTAATATCTGTTTCTGAATTTTGTACATTGGCTGTGCCTATTATTgtcatcaataaaatccttcattacttatcaaaacaaaaaaatctgtTTCTGGATTAAGACCGTGCAACACTGCAACTGATTATTTTGGGAATATAGGTGCTTGGTTGGTATGGGAAGCAGAACTATAAAATATTGCGAGGGTAGCACATATTAGTGACTTTAACATTCACCAGGCACATTTATGGCGTCTGCCAGCCTAGGAAATGGTGGAGTGGGCAGTTCCAGGTCTGTTAATGGATTCAAGGGTTCGTCTAGTTCAGTTGATTGGCTGGGGAGAGAGATGCTTGAGATGAGACTGAGGGACAAGGTTGACCATGATGAGGACAGAGTAAGCTgctataaattttacttttttttttaatctatttcttGGTGCTAAAATCCTTGCTCTTCCACCTTTAATCATTGCAAGTAGCCAATAGTTGCTTCAATTCCCTTCAAGAATCTGCCGcaattactcataaaaaaacaatttgctGCAATTAACATCATGCTGGAAAAATGGTAAATAAATCATTGGATATTTGCAGGGGCACTTTTGTGTGGTTGGAGAgtgtttgattttcttttctttgaattatgaaaatgttttgagacacttgtatttgtttatttatttgtttttatatgtaCCTGTTGCTACTTCTTACTGTGTAATCTGTTGCAGGATAGTGAACCAGATATAATTGATGGTGCTGGTGCTGAAACAGGAAATGTAATACGAACTACTATTGGTGGTCGAAATAGTCAAACTAGGCAGGTTGGAAATAAATCTAATTATAGATTTTGGAGGGTTTCATGTGGTTTTGTGATCAAAGTCGGTGGGTACCTTACAATTTTCTCAACGTGTGTATTTGGTTTGACAGTCAGTCAGTTATATTGCAGAACATGTGGTTGGGACTGGTTCTTTTGGTGTTGTCTTCCAGGTAAGTTGTGCTATGGTTTATTGCTGTTAATCTATTTCCTGCTCATTTTGACGATTCCACATTGTTGAAGTAATGTTGTTGTCTTTGAGCAGGCAAAGTGTAGAGAAACTGGAGAGATTGTTGCTATAAAGAAGGTTCTCCAAGACAAGCGATATAAAAATAGGGAGTTACAGATAATGCAGATGTTGGATCATCCAAATATTGTTGCCCTTAAGCACTGCTTCTTTTCAACTACAGACAAAGAAGAGCTTTACTTGAATCTAGTTCTTGAATTTGTCCCTGAAACTGTTAATCGTATTGCAAGGAACTATAGCAGGATCAACCAGCGAATGCCCTTAATCTATGTTAAGCTTTATACCTACCAGgtacatattaatttttcttgattCCATACTTCTTGCTGTTTTCGTATATTTCTTTGATCTCCAATACATTgatcttgttttcaaatatatataggatataaaaactgtgattttatgttatgaaaaaaaCTTGTTTTATTGAAAGAATAATCTTTTAGTGTACTTAGACATACATAATTGGtagttattttttgttagaactttGTTTTTATGGGCCAAagctgttgatttcaatggccttgattttcatgattttcttgtttccatttatTCTTGCTAGATAGATGTTACcacttgtataccatcttgtgtacttgggcgatgcctattcttattaatacaaacacatttacttatataaaaaaaaatggtagttAAGTCTTTTACAATCACGGTGCTGTCTAGTTGTAACGCCCTTGATATACACACTTTAAGTTGTCAAGGTTGtcctcaagtggcagcagtgtggaagatgattccgttgtgcattatgtggtatatttggttggaaagaaatgagcggtgttttgaagatagggagcgcaCAATGGcggagcttcagaattttttgtACACAGtttaatgctttggttttcagccattgtacttaatggaaacaatgtgcatgacttcttgtctttaatctcctgatcttagaatgtatttagttgttcttttgtatacttcttgtgtacacaGGCTAtacctatttcattcgtatcaataaatttactcttatataaaagaaaaaaaaagttgtaacgCCCTTGATTGGGAGAATACTAGATAATAGTTTGGAAATGAGATCTCACTTTGTCTGGGAGGAAGGGTTATTGtggtttataatgattccaagtcCAAGGAGCTTCAATTGTAATGGCGACTGgtccttttgaagtataaaTTCATATGTGACTTGGGCTTTTCTTGGTTCATCAAATTAGCAGAGCAAACCGTATGGAAAGAATTCTTGAATGTAAAAGCTAATCATTAACTGTTCATTCTCTACTAAATAGTTGCatagttttcttttgtttttgaattaaACTACTTAAATGGGATAATTGGAGGCTaacattttcattatcattGAACTATCGGTAGTACTTTATGGGCTAGAATTGCTAAATTAGTTGCAAACACATTTTGTCTATGGCTATTCGTTGAATATTGTTATTACTTTTTCCAATGATCAACCTTGGTTTCAAGTAGTGTTGCCTATccccctcctcctcttctctctctctccctctccccctctccAGTTTTGTTTATTCTAATGGTCCTAGTGTTTCAAAATAAGTCattactttctcattttttgtgattttcataCTCAGAACATGCTGATGCAAATGGTATTTCTTCCCTCATAAATGGGGTGGGGTAGTTCATGGATGCAAAAGTCAGTGTGTGGATAACTTACCATTTAACAAAAGCCATATATGCTTGATtggtttctctatttttttttttttttttttgtttttactaatattttttaactgaTCTTGGTGTAGATCTGCAGGGCACTTGCCTATATACATAACAGTATCGGTATCTGCCACCGTGACATCAAGCCTCAAAACTTGCTAGTAAgattaaaattatgtttatagCGTGAGACTCATTTCTCATTTTGGGTACGACTGCATTGATTCACATAAATGTATGATAGCTATCATGCTAATTCCATGTGAAGCCCATCATTCATCGACCAGTAGCATTTGCAACTCATTTGTTAGAGGTGTTATTTTGGTGTAGCATTTAGTATTCCTTTAGACATTACGGACAATCCTATATGAATGCTGAGAATAGTTGTAGAGACAATATTGCATGTGTGCAATTGGCATGTCTTGATCATATGCTATGTTAAATGATTATAAGCTGAGGAGGTTCTATGGCTTCTATGATGggatacatatttttatatgtacagTAGTGCATGTATGTAAGCACGTACACATTCTTGTTTGTCTATGGGGAATATAACATGTCTATAATTTTCAAAGATGAGGATGCCTTTTAATCTCAGACATGCTCATTCATCTTGTCCTCTTCCCTGAAGTCTCCTTTACATGGAATTGATGGCTTTATATTCCTGTTTTGCTGTTATGCTAAAATACTTGAATTGATCAATGGCTGTCTTTGCAACATATCTCAGTCCATAGTCTCCCACTGTTCCACTATCTTCCCAAAACCATCGACACCTTTTCACTTAATGTAAATTATGGCTTTGTTCAGACACTGTTGGTGTCTTTTGGTTTCAGAAGTAGCTATTCAACTAGTCATCAAGAGTCTCCCCGCCCTTGAAACTCTGTTTTGGGATGAACATTTGAGGTTTTTTTTCAGAGCCTATCTTATAGTTATAGAATCATGTTCTCTCATCTGATGCTTGAAACTTGATCtctaataataaatcttattgttttattttttatttttaattcattataGTTCTAGGGACTTGGATGACTCTGAAAAGTCTGAACCATCTTTTGGTTAACTTGGCTTCTAAGGAGTATGGCTGTTTGCTCTTTTCCCAACTATGAGTTTGGTTTACATTttgatttagttttatttcatgattCTATTATATGAAATAGAATGAGTTGAATTTGTTGGTGTCTTTAAATATGTTCATTTTAGGATAtctcttttccttcaatttttcaCACTTGAAATTGGTCACTGTCCAGGTCAATCCCCATACGCATCAGCTGAAACTTTGTGATTTTGGGAGTGCAAAAGTGTTGGTTAGTTTTTCATTTCACTCTTGCCATTGATGGTTGcgtcttttttatttgttttgagagTAGCCCCTTTTGCATTTTATCAGGTGAAAGGAGAACCCAACGTTTCTTACATCTGTTCAAGATATTATCGTGCTCCTGAGCTCATCTTTGGTGCCACCGAGTACACAACTGCAATAGATATATGGTCTACTGGTTGTGTGATGGCTGAATTAATTCTTGGACAGGTTGATTGATACTTGAGTTTATACGGATACTTGGCCATGTTTTACAGTTGCCTTGAATATTCTACTGTTAATGTTTTGAATCCAACTTCTATTTCAGCCTTTGTTTCCTGGTGAAAGTGGAGTTGATCAACTAGTTGAGATCATTAAGGTGAGCTTATTCAATATTTTCCACCCGTCCACGTGAAGTTTTACATAGAACAATTTGAAATTCATATTTTGGctacaagtaaaaaaaaagtatgaaggTTCCAAACTTGTCAAACAAGTATAGAAGGATTTGGTTTTCAGATATTACTTTAGACTTTATACCTTGGTTGAATATCGTCATTCTGGGAATGAATTAACTCTGTAAGTTTAAAGTTTTCTGttgatatttttagtttaaacaaaaattacagATCAAGagttttcaccttttttttggCAAATGGAAACAGGAAACAAGGAGTCCAGTGCTTTCCAAGTGAATTTATAGAATAGACACTTTAGTTGTTAAAGAAATGTTCCAAATTACTTGTGTTCCGAATATTCCAATCCATCGTATATTGTTTATCtctatgaaaaaactttgttgtCCCACctgtgggtagcccaagtggtaagggcgaacttgtgtgcacGAGCCCCATGCCATAGGTTCAATTCCCCTTGGGATCAAACTatgatttaagtgggaggccatggcagtgggttgctgtgctagtctccctgggtgtttaggttccatgggtgagtcctaagggctctgccttggggtggttcccccgtcattaaaaaaaaaaaaaaaaaaactttgctGTCAAGTATTTCAAGAGCCAGGGAGGTTTTGGTGACTACAACCAATAATTGGTCACTGTCCAAGTCAATTCCCAGTAATGAAAAGATAattatttaatgtattttaaactttttgtcAAGGTTTTGGGAACTCCTACGAGGGAGGAGATCAAGTGCATGAATCCAAATTATACAGAATTTAAGTTCCCCCAGATAAAGCCTCATCCATGGCACAAGGTATGTTCTTTTCCCTTCCTTACTTGTACCATGCTTCTGATGTCATCAATTGTCTTTGTCTGTTGGTGCCTTTTTGAATGGACTGTCTAAGTTCCTTGGTTGTTGGAGGATGCTTTATTGATTAAAGTTGCAAGACTAGACTTTATACTCAGGGCTGGACATTCTGGCAAGTTCAGGACGTTTTGTATGACCAAGATCCTGCCTATGTAACAAGTGTGTAGGAAACCCTTGCAGGAGGTATAGTTGTGCAGGGCTCTGGTTCCATTTTAACTCCTGAATTGCCACTGTGCATGGCTAGGAATAAGTATGCGTATTAATTTTAGATGCTGTTTACTGTCTTTGCATTCTCATATAACCTACAGTACACACGTGATCTGCTCCATTTAACTGAAGAATGTGTCTTTTTCCCCgttattttcttgttctttattgTAATTTGTTCTCTTCTCATGCAAAACTTGTAAAACGTTTCATGTAGTCCCACtgtttatatttgtatattCACCTATGTGAGCTTTATactgttacttatcaaaaaaaaaaaaaaaaatgtaagctTTATACcgtttattattgttattaatgatgatgataataataattataagatgCAATTAGCATTTATTAGCTACAAAGGAATTTGTTTGTGGGACTCTGACCATTCTCACCCAACAGGTCTTCCAAAAACGTTTGCCCCCAGAAGCAGTGGACCTCGTATGTAGGTTTTTTCAGTACTCTCCCAATTTGCGATGCACTGCTGTAAGCaaatttccctttttttatttgCCCTTGGCCTGAAAGTATTATTCAATGCTCACCCCTTTCTGTTGTGGTACTGCAGTTGGAAGCTTGCATTCACCCTTTCTTCGATGAACTAAGGGACCCAAACACACGCCTTCCTAATGGCCGCCCTCTTCCTCCtctgtttaattttaaatcccAGGGTaggtatcaaattaaataagcATATCATACCTTCATAGTGCTGCTCTGTTTTCtgtgaagaaaattaaatactattgttcttttaaaaaaagcacTATTGTTCTAGTTTTCATACTTCATGGTATGCAATGTTCTGCATAATTGGACAGTAGAAAAATCGGTGAGAAATTGTAGTCGGGAACAGAACATGCTTTAATTAAGTTTACAAAGTTCTTTAAAAAGGATTACAAGATAAAAACAATCTGTTCGTTGATGTTGTCGAACTCACTTGTGCATTCTTGAAcctgttgtgaaatatgttgttGGTGTTTGGTTTTGCCGTACTTCTTCTCATGCCGCCCAATGGGCTTCTTTTGTTCTTGTTGACAGAGCTCTCGGGAATACCACTTGATATCATCAATAAGTTAGTTCCAGAACATGCTCGGAAGCAGAATTTGTTCATGGCTTTGCACACCTAGCAACTGTTTCAAAATCTTTGGTACTTGTGGTTGCTATGTATATCCACTCCATGTTGGGGGTGTTGTATTGGAATCTGTCAAAGTCGGTCACTCTTCTTATTAGTGTGTCCTGTGAGAAAAGAGTGTTGCAAAGGAGTTGATAGGGACAAATATTAGGAAACCTGAGGGCTCTGAGTTTGGTTGCTGatggtgagttttttttttttaaattaattccaAGACCACTACAACTtgatgtatatttatatttgtgacTGCTACCCCATAATTGCTGGGGATTTTAGCGAGATGGTATAGTATTAGCACATTGTGTATGTTATACCCACTGTGACTCTGCTTCTTTCTCGTGAGCTCTTTCGTTCTTCCCGTTGTCGGTGAGCTCATTCATGTGTTTAGTTTGTGagcatatcatttcatttccacGCAAAATCAGAGTTACATTAAAATAGAGCTAAAGTATTGAAACCACCAAACAAACAATAAATCTTATTGGTGATGTTGCAATTGTATCCGTACTAAATGacttttttaatagttaaaaggaaataattattagtgtattgatattttttaaaaatgttttaaaatgattaaaaaatatgaataaaaaaagaagaagaagaagaatttgtGCTGGGCAGCACGCCGTCAATGCTGGGCAGCAGCCTAGCACTGTTCTACGTACAAAGCATATGAAGTTCCATCGCTGGCTCGCTGGCTGGCTATGAGATGGCAACTGTGATGCGAAACCAGAGCAGCTTCTTGTTCccacatcttttatttttttttttaaccttcaGGTATGGGATTTCATTCGGCATCTTACTTTCAACGTATTTATACTTgtatatttataagtatttttttttaaaaaaaaatgggaaaaaaatcaaGCCCATAGCCCACCATTCATAGAAAGTCCTCGATATCCCCCACCGGGCAGCCCAAAAAGGGGGccgaagaaaaagaagaaaagaaaatgtaaacgAATCCAACGGCCATAATCTTCTCATCCGCAGGACAAAGCTAGATCATTCCGGAAGCCTCCACGTGTCACATCACCTAACTCTCACTCATAAaccctcctcttcttctcctctttatTATCTACTCTTTATAATCAACTTCAACCTCCACCACAACCACACGGTTCCCTCTTCCTCCTTCCGCTTTACCTTTCCCAAaccctatttattttcttttcttttcttttcttttctcttgtcCTTCTCTGTGAGTCTTTCTTCATGGCTTCTTCCACTGCTCAAATCCATGGCCTCGGTACTACCGCTTCCTTCAGGAAGAAATCCATTCATCCCAATTTCTCATCGTCTTCCGGAGGCTTCTTCTTCGGGCAGAGGCTAATCAATACCGCGTCCTTCCCCAGACTCAGAGCTGCCGCTAAGGTGCGCCCGTTGAGGGTGGTGAACGAGAAGGTGGTGGGGATCGATCTGGGGACGACCAACTCCGCGGTGGCGGCTATGGAGGGAGGTAAGCCGACAATAGTTACGAACGCGGAGGGCCAGCGTACCACACCTTCCGTGGTCGCCTACACCAAGAATGGGGACAGGCTGGTGGGTCAGATCGCCAAGCGCCAGGCCGTTGTGAACCCTGAGAACACCTTCTTCTCCGTCAAGCGGTTCATTGGGAGGAAGATGTTCGAGGTGGACGAGGAGAGCAAGCAGGTCTCCTACCGGGTCGTCAGGGATGAGAATGGAAATGTCAAGTTGGAGTGCCCCGCAATCGGAAAGCAGTTCGCTGCCGAGGAAATATCCGCCCAGGTAAATATCTCTTGGGCATGGCTTTTCCCTTGTTGCTTCTCATACGCTGGTTGAATTTTTGGTTTGTGGGAACGGGGGAATGGTGTATTTGGGTTTATTGGGCTTGGGTTTGTAGTTTCTGGCGATAGGTTTCGGGGCTTTTGttgctattattattattattattattgatggtTTATGGGCATGTTGCATTGTTTTAAGATGTATGGTGCTTGGTTTATCCTTATGACAATGGAGGACTTTGTGTTAGATGTGGACATTTGGGCCGTGATTTTGGCTTGGGATTGTGGTGTTTTGGTGAagggattttttgtttttttgatagttaataagagatttttttGGTGAAGGGATtgctttgaaatttttgtttttggatatgTTTGATTAGTCACAAGATGTTGAGGCGAGAAAATTTGGAATTCATTGTTCGCGTGTTTTTAGAATCTTTGAAATGGGGAACTTATGTTAAGTGAGAACTGGATTCAATTGACGTGGATGTGGTATTGCTTGCAAATTTATTTGAGCTTTGTCCAAGTTTTTGATACTAGGCAGACTCTTGTTTAATATTTTCCAGAATTTTATTGGCACATGTATCTTTATGTTTGGTAGAACTTAGGGTATACGGTGATTATACTCATAAAAAAGGAGCTTGGGGTATATGGTGATTAACGTTTCTTTCATGCAGTGTGTGGTAATTGTTGCTATGAATTTGGacgttttgtttggttttggatATTTGTCTTTTTACTGATTTCTCTATcttttaggttttgagaaagCTTGTGGATGATGCTTCAAAGTTTTTGAATGATAAAGTTACCAAAGCTGTGGTAACAGTGCCTGCTTACTTCAATGATTCCCAAAGGACAGCAACAAGGGATGCTGGTCGTATTGCTGGTTTAGAAGTTCTTAGAATCATCAATGAACCAACTGCTGCTTCATTAGCATATGggtttgaaaagaagaataatgaGACCATCTTGGTGTTTGACCTTGGTGGGGGTACTTTTGACGTTTCAGGTACCACCACCATTTCTAAACATATGTAAATTCTCTTCCCACGTACGCTAGTGTATTGTTACTGTTAATAGTTCTTTTTTTCGTGTCTACATAACATGCACTGTATTCGTTCTATGATGACTATCACATTTCTGAGAATTGATTGTTCTTTTTTCA encodes:
- the LOC121254352 gene encoding shaggy-related protein kinase kappa-like; its protein translation is MASASLGNGGVGSSRSVNGFKGSSSSVDWLGREMLEMRLRDKVDHDEDRDSEPDIIDGAGAETGNVIRTTIGGRNSQTRQSVSYIAEHVVGTGSFGVVFQAKCRETGEIVAIKKVLQDKRYKNRELQIMQMLDHPNIVALKHCFFSTTDKEELYLNLVLEFVPETVNRIARNYSRINQRMPLIYVKLYTYQICRALAYIHNSIGICHRDIKPQNLLVNPHTHQLKLCDFGSAKVLVKGEPNVSYICSRYYRAPELIFGATEYTTAIDIWSTGCVMAELILGQPLFPGESGVDQLVEIIKVLGTPTREEIKCMNPNYTEFKFPQIKPHPWHKVFQKRLPPEAVDLVCRFFQYSPNLRCTALEACIHPFFDELRDPNTRLPNGRPLPPLFNFKSQELSGIPLDIINKLVPEHARKQNLFMALHT